One genomic region from Aerosakkonema funiforme FACHB-1375 encodes:
- a CDS encoding dynamin family protein, whose translation MNKAQVGTETVDLLSRITGQKLTERHLTPPVIFLAALVTLLLGVIYVDGVVTAQEKQRLQATLNRFVPTEGNVRQLIQLMLKGAGQLQIYKKSSELVILMAPLTAPQRLLLLGFGYQMSAADGDMDAREKKYLQVIANNLKVDPRYLAVLEASFSHQGVVEPNALEEVQSLLDPARFQELDTIFLEAASELLAVLPTKPEPKATQQKRSFSYEQLKEFQKSREQIDNLCHQFYQIIKDCVDNEFLPYTLPDEIGKISHKLQSQRFRVAVIGEFSQGKSTLLNALLGEEIQPVRAIPCSGTVTVLRYGAQKRVICCYKDGRKEDIPFDQYKIKAAISKEAALEHRSEELSNSNLDEIIFEHPDLDLCKSGVEIIDSPGLNEHPERTAITQKLLKDTDAAIFLTNAMRLLPEKEKELLQDVRNQLNGGKEDEPAENLFIVVNFMDSLDDEQDRLDVRQRLESFVRDKNLLAGKNRIHYISAKAALKAILEGKQNEYLKDFQAFTNSIEQFLTVERGSLQIKKFVSKIKDLIDSGLDGLTQAVEVVDGKIKISESQKHEILEKIGAASGRDVKIRLLADQLIEKVLEEAAESWNEWYEGLGDRMIERAERWHSEHNPAWSQDKLIKDYINQFSRDLSREIDNWGNQQLRDVILKHNIKVLDENIELELEEIQSEFRNIDHQVNTHFSDRLKLSINSISDDFMGAGGLMGGLGVGGALAAGLLAFTGLGLVAVIVASVAAAIAGSLGLGLLDFDGLKNQIKAKVLELGFQKFDESMDKVSEKFDEIVNEVFETKIESTTKVIEQAISLYENLLEQQEKNHQETVEQRGTEKALIAEKRQEMLQMQKRIEAILA comes from the coding sequence ATGAATAAAGCGCAGGTTGGAACTGAGACAGTCGATCTTTTGTCGCGCATCACTGGACAAAAGCTTACTGAACGTCATCTCACTCCGCCTGTAATTTTTCTAGCTGCTTTGGTAACGCTTCTGTTAGGCGTAATCTATGTAGATGGTGTAGTGACAGCGCAGGAAAAGCAACGGCTGCAAGCCACTCTCAACAGATTTGTTCCTACAGAGGGTAACGTGCGTCAATTAATACAGCTAATGTTGAAGGGAGCCGGACAGCTACAGATTTACAAAAAATCCAGTGAGTTAGTGATCCTGATGGCTCCGCTTACTGCACCACAAAGGCTGTTGCTGCTTGGCTTTGGCTATCAAATGTCAGCCGCAGACGGAGACATGGACGCTCGCGAGAAAAAGTATTTGCAGGTCATCGCCAATAATTTAAAAGTTGACCCTCGATACTTAGCAGTCTTAGAAGCTAGCTTCAGTCATCAAGGAGTCGTGGAACCAAATGCTTTAGAAGAGGTACAATCTCTACTCGACCCTGCTCGGTTCCAAGAACTAGATACTATATTTTTGGAGGCTGCTAGCGAACTGCTGGCAGTTCTACCTACTAAACCAGAACCCAAAGCGACTCAACAAAAGCGTTCTTTTTCTTACGAACAACTAAAAGAATTCCAAAAATCGCGAGAGCAAATAGACAATTTATGTCATCAGTTTTATCAAATAATTAAAGATTGTGTAGATAATGAGTTTCTACCTTACACTCTTCCAGATGAGATAGGAAAAATATCTCATAAATTACAATCTCAACGCTTCCGAGTAGCAGTTATCGGAGAGTTTAGCCAAGGCAAATCAACTTTATTGAATGCTCTGCTTGGTGAAGAGATTCAACCTGTAAGGGCGATTCCCTGTAGCGGTACGGTGACAGTCCTCAGATATGGAGCGCAAAAACGGGTAATTTGCTGCTATAAAGATGGACGTAAAGAAGACATTCCATTTGACCAATATAAAATTAAAGCAGCTATTTCTAAAGAAGCAGCCCTAGAGCATCGCAGCGAGGAGCTTTCAAACTCTAATCTAGACGAAATTATTTTTGAGCATCCTGACTTGGATTTATGCAAAAGCGGTGTAGAAATCATTGATTCACCAGGATTAAACGAACACCCAGAAAGAACTGCTATTACTCAAAAATTGCTTAAGGATACAGACGCAGCTATTTTTCTGACCAATGCTATGCGTCTTTTGCCTGAAAAGGAAAAAGAATTGTTACAGGATGTCAGAAATCAACTGAATGGGGGAAAAGAAGACGAACCTGCCGAAAATTTATTTATAGTAGTTAATTTCATGGATTCCTTGGATGATGAACAAGATCGCCTTGATGTGAGACAGCGACTTGAAAGTTTTGTCAGGGATAAAAATCTACTTGCAGGTAAAAACCGCATTCACTACATTTCGGCTAAGGCTGCATTGAAAGCAATTTTGGAAGGAAAGCAGAATGAATATCTCAAAGACTTTCAGGCTTTCACTAACTCGATCGAGCAATTCCTGACTGTTGAGCGTGGCTCTCTACAAATAAAGAAATTCGTTAGTAAAATTAAAGATTTAATTGACTCAGGGTTAGATGGACTAACTCAAGCGGTAGAAGTTGTAGATGGAAAAATAAAAATTTCTGAAAGTCAAAAGCATGAAATATTAGAAAAAATTGGCGCAGCTAGTGGACGAGATGTGAAAATTCGTTTGTTAGCAGATCAACTGATAGAAAAAGTGTTAGAAGAGGCGGCTGAATCTTGGAATGAGTGGTATGAAGGATTAGGCGACCGGATGATTGAAAGAGCCGAGAGATGGCATTCTGAACATAATCCGGCTTGGAGTCAAGACAAACTGATCAAAGATTATATCAATCAGTTCTCTAGAGATTTGTCAAGAGAAATCGATAATTGGGGAAATCAACAACTTAGAGATGTTATATTAAAGCATAACATTAAAGTTTTAGATGAAAATATTGAACTTGAATTAGAGGAAATACAATCTGAGTTTAGAAATATCGATCACCAAGTAAATACCCATTTTAGCGATCGACTAAAACTGTCCATTAATAGTATCTCAGATGACTTTATGGGCGCTGGTGGTTTGATGGGCGGACTAGGTGTAGGCGGCGCTTTAGCTGCTGGATTATTAGCTTTTACAGGACTTGGTTTGGTTGCTGTAATAGTAGCAAGTGTAGCAGCTGCGATCGCAGGTTCATTAGGATTAGGACTGTTAGATTTTGATGGGCTGAAAAATCAAATTAAAGCCAAAGTTTTAGAATTGGGCTTCCAAAAATTTGATGAGTCAATGGATAAAGTATCTGAAAAGTTTGATGAAATTGTGAATGAAGTTTTTGAAACTAAAATAGAATCAACAACCAAAGTTATTGAACAAGCAATTTCCCTTTATGAAAATCTCCTGGAACAGCAAGAGAAGAATCACCAAGAAACAGTAGAGCAACGTGGAACAGAAAAAGCTTTGATTGCCGAAAAACGTCAGGAAATGCTGCAAATGCAAAAGAGAATAGAAGCAATTTTGGCTTAA
- a CDS encoding transglutaminaseTgpA domain-containing protein, which yields MTVDKLRNIPILAKFRERLAAMPTPEVEESLWLRVLVQALVVVGIIATDVAAETFATADSLSVWAVPLSIVGATWSWYRRHKRNIPVKFAIAMGMLWALAFFLSNLRDSLNDTRFVLAQLLIQLQVLHSFDLPRRKDLGYSMVIGLILLGVAATLSQTMAFAPLLLAFFAIALPVLVLDYRSRLGLDREKINRERLKDLRTFPIKNGKVLVFYFFVILGIGLAIFAFMPRVPGYQIRTFPVSSPIEFKGNFDGRSIRNPGYANNSNGQDDRGTGRGKNKEKGAGELDDTFYYGFNDTINQNLRGFLKPKVVMRVRSQAEGFWRVLAFDRYTGQGWEISRNNQAMMLERPSWSYKFYIPTPAMANRTQEVIQSYTIVSELPNLIPAMPSAREVYFPAEKIAIDPEGTIRGPALVEGLTYTVISGVPYRDRNLLNKASTNYPKNIRKYYLEVPPAIKDKVRKLTEEILANQQQVAKNKKPITTAYEKALYLAQYLKQNPNYKLEKLPPFLKENEDLVEAFLFGYKNSPAGEKIRGGYADHFTTVYTIMLRSIGIPARVVGGFAPGEFNPFTGLYVVKNTDAYLMTEVYFPKYGWFAFDPIPGHPLIPPSLEESQTFTAIEKFWKWVAGWLPSPVNNFLTTVFGGIIAGIFGAIAWFFALFTQGWVGLFTGLLIAIVLGFLGWLAWNGWQYWRYQKWLKKLHPMESIYQQMLRWLAEKGLQKHPAWTPFEYASASRQHYGDERAEAIEEISQAYVSWRYGGESPNLGYLRRKLEVLRKSELRKMGRQRSV from the coding sequence ATGACTGTTGACAAACTGCGAAATATACCGATTTTGGCCAAATTTAGGGAACGGTTGGCAGCGATGCCGACGCCGGAGGTGGAAGAGTCGCTCTGGCTGCGAGTGCTAGTGCAGGCTTTGGTGGTGGTGGGCATTATCGCTACGGATGTGGCGGCTGAGACTTTCGCTACTGCGGACAGTCTGAGCGTTTGGGCTGTACCGCTGAGTATTGTGGGTGCTACGTGGAGTTGGTATCGCCGCCATAAGCGTAATATCCCGGTGAAGTTTGCGATCGCGATGGGAATGCTGTGGGCTTTGGCCTTTTTCCTATCGAATCTCCGGGACTCTCTCAATGATACGCGGTTTGTCTTGGCGCAACTGCTAATTCAATTACAAGTTTTGCACAGCTTTGACTTGCCCCGCCGCAAGGATTTGGGCTATTCGATGGTGATTGGTCTGATTTTGTTGGGGGTGGCGGCAACTCTAAGTCAGACGATGGCTTTTGCACCATTGCTGTTAGCATTTTTCGCGATCGCGCTGCCTGTGTTGGTGTTGGATTACCGCTCGCGATTGGGATTGGATCGGGAAAAAATTAACAGAGAAAGATTAAAAGATTTAAGAACTTTTCCGATTAAAAATGGCAAAGTTTTAGTATTTTACTTTTTTGTAATTCTGGGCATAGGGCTGGCTATTTTTGCTTTTATGCCCAGAGTACCGGGTTATCAAATACGGACATTTCCAGTTAGTTCTCCGATTGAGTTTAAAGGTAATTTCGACGGGCGATCGATTCGCAATCCGGGTTATGCTAACAACAGTAATGGCCAGGACGATCGCGGCACAGGTAGGGGAAAGAATAAGGAAAAAGGAGCGGGAGAACTTGACGATACTTTTTATTACGGTTTTAACGATACGATTAACCAAAATTTGCGCGGTTTTCTGAAGCCAAAAGTGGTGATGCGCGTGCGATCGCAAGCGGAAGGATTTTGGCGAGTTTTGGCATTCGATCGCTACACGGGTCAAGGTTGGGAAATTTCTCGTAACAACCAAGCGATGATGCTGGAACGTCCCAGTTGGTCTTATAAATTCTATATACCGACGCCGGCAATGGCTAATCGCACGCAGGAAGTAATTCAAAGCTATACAATTGTCTCTGAATTGCCGAATCTAATTCCGGCGATGCCGTCTGCCAGAGAAGTTTACTTCCCGGCGGAAAAAATAGCAATAGATCCAGAGGGAACTATCCGAGGGCCGGCATTAGTTGAAGGTCTGACTTACACAGTTATTTCGGGAGTTCCTTATCGCGATCGCAATCTTTTAAATAAAGCTTCTACCAACTATCCCAAAAATATTCGCAAATATTACCTAGAAGTTCCGCCTGCTATTAAGGATAAGGTGCGGAAACTGACGGAGGAAATTTTAGCAAATCAACAACAGGTAGCTAAGAATAAGAAACCGATTACTACTGCTTACGAAAAAGCTCTCTACTTGGCTCAATACTTGAAGCAAAACCCTAATTACAAACTGGAAAAGCTGCCACCTTTTTTAAAGGAAAATGAAGATTTGGTAGAAGCTTTTCTGTTTGGGTATAAGAATAGTCCTGCGGGAGAGAAAATTAGGGGTGGGTATGCAGACCACTTCACTACTGTTTATACGATTATGCTGCGATCGATCGGGATTCCAGCTAGGGTGGTTGGTGGTTTTGCGCCTGGGGAATTTAACCCTTTTACGGGGTTATATGTTGTCAAAAATACCGATGCTTATTTGATGACAGAAGTATATTTCCCTAAATACGGTTGGTTTGCTTTCGATCCAATTCCCGGTCATCCGTTGATTCCGCCTTCGCTCGAAGAAAGCCAAACTTTTACGGCAATCGAGAAGTTTTGGAAGTGGGTAGCGGGGTGGTTACCTTCACCAGTAAATAATTTCCTGACTACAGTATTTGGGGGAATTATTGCAGGGATATTTGGTGCGATCGCATGGTTTTTTGCCCTCTTCACTCAAGGTTGGGTGGGTTTATTTACGGGATTGTTAATTGCAATTGTTCTGGGATTTTTGGGTTGGTTAGCTTGGAATGGTTGGCAATATTGGCGTTACCAAAAATGGTTGAAAAAGCTGCATCCGATGGAAAGTATCTATCAGCAAATGCTGCGATGGTTAGCGGAAAAAGGTTTGCAAAAACATCCAGCTTGGACGCCGTTTGAGTATGCAAGCGCGTCGCGCCAGCACTATGGAGACGAACGTGCGGAAGCTATAGAAGAAATTTCGCAAGCTTATGTTAGTTGGCGATATGGAGGTGAGTCTCCTAATTTGGGTTATTTGCGGCGGAAATTGGAAGTTTTGAGAAAGTCGGAGTTACGAAAGATGGGAAGGCAGAGATCTGTTTAG